Proteins encoded by one window of Listeria cossartiae subsp. cossartiae:
- the rplP gene encoding 50S ribosomal protein L16, whose protein sequence is MLVPKRVKYRREFRGNMRGRAKGGTEVAFGEYGLQAVEASWITNRQIEAARIAMTRYMKRGGKVWIKIFPHKSYTSKPIGVRMGKGKGAPEGWVSPVKRGKIMFEIAGVPEDVAREALRLAAHKLPVKTKIVKREEIGGEANES, encoded by the coding sequence ATGTTAGTTCCTAAACGTGTAAAATACCGTCGTGAATTCCGCGGAAACATGCGTGGACGCGCGAAAGGCGGAACTGAAGTTGCATTTGGTGAATATGGTCTTCAAGCAGTTGAAGCTTCTTGGATTACAAACCGTCAAATCGAAGCAGCTCGTATCGCAATGACTCGTTACATGAAACGTGGCGGTAAAGTTTGGATTAAAATTTTCCCTCATAAATCTTACACTTCTAAACCAATCGGGGTTCGGATGGGTAAAGGTAAAGGTGCTCCGGAAGGTTGGGTAAGCCCAGTCAAACGTGGCAAAATTATGTTTGAAATCGCAGGTGTTCCTGAAGATGTAGCGCGTGAAGCATTACGTCTAGCAGCACACAAACTGCCGGTCAAAACTAAGATCGTTAAACGTGAAGAAATTGGTGGTGAAGCAAATGAAAGCTAA
- the rpmC gene encoding 50S ribosomal protein L29, protein MKANDIRDLSTTEIQDQEKALKEELFNLRFQLATGQLENTARIREVRKAIARMKTIVRERELA, encoded by the coding sequence ATGAAAGCTAATGATATCCGTGATTTATCCACTACCGAAATCCAAGATCAAGAAAAAGCTTTGAAAGAAGAGCTCTTCAACCTGCGCTTTCAATTAGCTACTGGTCAATTAGAAAACACCGCACGTATTCGTGAGGTTCGTAAAGCAATTGCCCGTATGAAAACAATCGTTCGAGAAAGAGAACTTGCTTAA
- the rpsQ gene encoding 30S ribosomal protein S17 — protein MADRNQRKVYTGRVVSDKMDKTITVVVETYKKHGLYGKRVKYSKKFKAHDENNIAKAGDVVRISETRPLSATKHFRLLEVVEEAVII, from the coding sequence ATGGCTGACCGTAACCAACGTAAAGTTTATACTGGTCGTGTTGTATCCGATAAAATGGATAAAACAATTACCGTGGTTGTTGAAACGTACAAGAAACATGGTTTGTACGGTAAACGCGTGAAGTATTCTAAAAAATTCAAAGCGCATGATGAAAATAACATTGCAAAAGCTGGCGATGTAGTTCGTATTTCCGAAACTCGTCCATTGTCTGCAACTAAACATTTCCGTTTACTAGAAGTTGTAGAAGAAGCAGTAATTATCTAA
- the rplN gene encoding 50S ribosomal protein L14, whose amino-acid sequence MIQQESRMKVADNSGAREVLTIKVLGGSGRKTANIGDVVVCTVKQATPGGVVKKGEVVKAVIVRTKSGARRQDGSYIKFDENACVIIRDDKSPRGTRIFGPVARELRENNFMKIVSLAPEVL is encoded by the coding sequence ATGATTCAACAAGAAAGTCGTATGAAAGTGGCTGATAACTCTGGTGCTCGTGAAGTTTTAACTATTAAAGTACTAGGTGGATCAGGACGCAAAACTGCTAACATTGGCGATGTTGTCGTGTGTACCGTTAAACAAGCAACACCAGGCGGCGTTGTCAAAAAAGGTGAAGTTGTTAAAGCAGTAATCGTTCGTACTAAGAGTGGAGCACGTCGTCAAGACGGTTCTTACATCAAGTTTGATGAAAATGCATGTGTCATTATCCGTGACGATAAAAGTCCTCGTGGAACACGTATTTTTGGACCTGTTGCTCGCGAACTTCGTGAAAACAACTTTATGAAGATCGTTTCTTTAGCTCCAGAAGTTCTTTAA
- the rplX gene encoding 50S ribosomal protein L24, translated as MHVKKGDKVKVITGKDKGKSGKVLAAFPKKDRVLIEGINMVKKHTKPSNVNPQGGILNVEAPIHVSNVMLIDPKTGEPTRVGYEVKGDKKVRVAKKSGEVIDK; from the coding sequence ATGCATGTCAAAAAAGGTGATAAAGTAAAAGTTATTACTGGTAAAGATAAAGGCAAATCCGGCAAAGTGCTCGCAGCATTTCCGAAAAAGGATCGCGTACTTATCGAAGGAATCAATATGGTTAAAAAACATACAAAACCTTCCAACGTCAACCCGCAAGGCGGAATCTTGAATGTTGAAGCACCAATCCACGTTTCAAACGTAATGCTAATTGACCCTAAAACTGGCGAACCTACTCGTGTAGGATACGAAGTTAAAGGCGATAAAAAAGTACGCGTAGCAAAAAAATCCGGTGAAGTAATAGATAAATAA
- the rplE gene encoding 50S ribosomal protein L5: MNRLKDQYLKEIVPALMSKFNYDSVMEVPKIDKIVINTGVGDATANAKVLDSAVEELALITGQKPVITKAKNSIAGFRLREGMPIGAKVTLRGERMYDFLDKLVTVSLPRVRDFRGVSKKAFDGRGNYTLGVREQLIFPEIDYDQVSKVRGMDVVIVTTAKSDEESHELLTQLGMPFQK, translated from the coding sequence ATGAATCGCCTTAAAGATCAATATCTTAAGGAAATTGTTCCTGCTTTAATGAGCAAATTCAATTATGACTCCGTAATGGAGGTTCCAAAAATAGATAAAATCGTAATCAACACTGGTGTTGGTGACGCTACAGCAAATGCGAAAGTTTTAGACAGTGCAGTTGAGGAGTTAGCTCTTATCACTGGTCAAAAACCTGTAATCACAAAAGCAAAAAATTCTATCGCTGGTTTCCGTCTTCGTGAAGGAATGCCAATCGGTGCTAAAGTAACTTTGCGTGGTGAACGCATGTATGATTTCTTAGATAAATTAGTTACTGTTTCACTTCCACGTGTTCGTGATTTCCGTGGCGTATCGAAAAAAGCTTTCGATGGTCGTGGTAACTATACGTTGGGTGTTAGAGAGCAACTTATTTTCCCTGAAATTGATTACGATCAAGTATCAAAAGTACGCGGTATGGACGTAGTAATCGTTACAACTGCCAAAAGTGATGAAGAATCTCATGAGTTACTAACTCAACTAGGGATGCCATTTCAAAAGTAA
- a CDS encoding type Z 30S ribosomal protein S14 produces the protein MAKKSMIAKQKRTPKYAVQAYTRCERCGRPHSVIRKFKLCRICFRELAYKGQIPGVKKASW, from the coding sequence GTGGCTAAGAAATCCATGATCGCGAAGCAAAAACGTACACCTAAATACGCTGTTCAAGCATATACTCGTTGTGAACGTTGTGGTCGTCCACATTCCGTTATTCGCAAATTTAAATTATGCCGTATTTGTTTCCGTGAACTTGCCTATAAAGGTCAAATTCCCGGCGTGAAAAAAGCAAGCTGGTAA
- the rpsH gene encoding 30S ribosomal protein S8, which produces MVMTDPIADFLTRIRNANMVKHDKLELPASKIKKEIAEILKREGFIRDVEYIEDDNAGTIRVFLKYGATGERVITGLKRISKPGLRVYAKSTEVPKVLNGLGIAIVSTSQGVLTDKEARAKQVGGEVLAYVW; this is translated from the coding sequence ATGGTGATGACAGATCCAATTGCAGATTTTCTAACTCGCATTCGTAATGCAAACATGGTTAAACATGATAAATTAGAACTGCCTGCATCCAAAATCAAAAAAGAAATTGCTGAAATATTGAAGCGTGAAGGTTTTATCCGTGACGTTGAATATATTGAAGATGACAATGCTGGAACAATCCGTGTTTTCTTAAAATATGGAGCGACTGGCGAACGTGTAATCACTGGTTTGAAACGTATCAGTAAACCAGGTTTACGTGTATATGCAAAATCAACTGAGGTGCCTAAAGTACTTAACGGTCTAGGTATCGCAATCGTGTCTACTTCCCAAGGTGTTTTAACCGACAAAGAAGCCCGTGCTAAACAAGTCGGCGGAGAAGTACTAGCATACGTTTGGTAA
- the rplF gene encoding 50S ribosomal protein L6, giving the protein MSRIGKKTIVIPAGVTVTLNGSTATVKGPKGELVKEFNPEITIKIEGNEINVSRPSDNKNHRALHGTTRAILNNMVVGVSEGYEKKLELIGVGYRAQKQGDKLVLNVGYSHPVEFVAPKGVDIEVPANTQVIVKGYNKEHVGELAANIRAVRPPEPYKGKGIRYEGEHVRRKEGKTGK; this is encoded by the coding sequence ATGTCCCGTATAGGTAAAAAAACTATTGTGATTCCTGCAGGTGTAACAGTTACACTTAATGGATCAACAGCAACAGTTAAAGGTCCTAAAGGTGAACTTGTAAAAGAGTTCAACCCAGAAATTACTATTAAAATCGAAGGCAACGAAATTAACGTTTCTCGCCCGTCTGATAATAAAAACCACCGTGCACTTCATGGTACAACTCGTGCTATTCTTAATAACATGGTTGTCGGAGTTTCCGAGGGTTATGAAAAGAAATTAGAACTTATCGGTGTTGGTTACCGTGCGCAAAAACAAGGCGACAAGCTTGTTCTTAACGTAGGGTACTCTCATCCAGTAGAGTTTGTTGCTCCTAAAGGCGTAGATATTGAAGTTCCTGCAAACACACAAGTGATTGTTAAAGGATACAACAAAGAACACGTTGGCGAGTTAGCTGCAAACATTCGTGCCGTACGTCCACCAGAGCCATATAAAGGTAAAGGTATTCGTTACGAAGGCGAACATGTACGCCGTAAAGAAGGTAAAACTGGTAAATAA
- the rplR gene encoding 50S ribosomal protein L18, translating into MITKIDKNKVRKKRHARVRSKISGTESRPRLNVFRSNKNIYAQIIDDVNGVTLASASNLDKDFGSAESKVDAASKVGELVAKRASEKGITSVTFDRGGYLYHGRVKALAEAARENGLEF; encoded by the coding sequence GTGATTACCAAAATCGACAAAAATAAAGTACGTAAAAAAAGACATGCTCGTGTTCGTTCTAAGATTTCTGGAACTGAAAGTCGTCCACGTTTAAACGTATTCCGTTCAAACAAAAACATTTATGCTCAAATTATTGATGATGTAAATGGTGTGACACTTGCAAGTGCGTCTAATTTAGATAAAGATTTCGGTTCTGCTGAATCCAAAGTTGATGCAGCAAGCAAAGTTGGCGAACTAGTTGCTAAACGTGCTTCCGAAAAAGGTATTACTTCTGTCACTTTTGACCGTGGAGGATACTTATATCATGGCCGCGTGAAAGCTCTTGCTGAAGCAGCTCGCGAAAATGGACTAGAATTTTAA
- the rpsE gene encoding 30S ribosomal protein S5, which translates to MPEQIDGNKLDLEERVVTINRVAKVVKGGRRFRFTALVVVGDKNGHVGFGTGKAQEVPDAIRKAVEDAKKNMVLVPTVDTTIPHTVVGHFGGGEILLKPASAGSGVTAGGPVRAVLELAGVADVSSKSLGSNTPINMVRATIDGIKQLKNAEDVAKLRGKTVEELLG; encoded by the coding sequence ATGCCTGAGCAAATTGATGGAAACAAATTAGATTTAGAAGAACGCGTTGTTACAATCAACCGTGTTGCTAAAGTAGTTAAAGGTGGACGTCGTTTCCGTTTCACAGCACTTGTTGTTGTTGGAGACAAAAATGGTCATGTTGGTTTCGGTACTGGTAAAGCGCAAGAAGTTCCAGATGCTATCCGTAAAGCTGTTGAGGATGCTAAAAAGAACATGGTGCTTGTACCAACTGTAGACACAACTATTCCACACACTGTAGTCGGACATTTTGGTGGCGGAGAAATTCTTCTTAAACCTGCTAGTGCCGGTTCTGGTGTAACTGCTGGTGGTCCCGTTCGTGCGGTCCTAGAACTTGCCGGTGTTGCTGATGTATCTTCCAAATCGCTTGGATCTAATACACCAATTAACATGGTTCGTGCTACAATCGACGGAATTAAACAACTGAAAAACGCTGAAGATGTTGCGAAACTTCGTGGCAAAACAGTAGAAGAATTGTTAGGATAA
- the rpmD gene encoding 50S ribosomal protein L30: MAKLEITLKRSLIGRPQPQRKTVQALGLGKTNSVVVKEDNPAIRGMITKVSHLVDVKEV; the protein is encoded by the coding sequence ATGGCGAAGTTAGAAATTACTCTAAAACGTAGCTTAATCGGACGCCCTCAACCACAACGCAAAACTGTTCAAGCATTAGGTCTTGGTAAAACAAATTCTGTAGTGGTTAAAGAAGATAATCCTGCAATTCGTGGGATGATCACTAAAGTAAGTCATTTAGTGGACGTCAAAGAAGTTTAA
- the rplO gene encoding 50S ribosomal protein L15 yields the protein MKLHELKPSEGSRKERNRVGRGTGSGNGKTSGRGHKGQKARSGGGVRLGFEGGQLPLFRRIPKRGFTNINRKEFAIVNLDVLNRFEDGTEVTPELLVETGIIRNEKSGIKILSNGNIEKKLTVKANKFSAAAKEAIEAAGGKTEVI from the coding sequence ATGAAACTACATGAACTTAAGCCTTCAGAAGGTTCTCGTAAAGAACGTAATCGTGTTGGTCGTGGAACAGGCTCTGGTAACGGCAAAACTTCAGGACGCGGTCATAAAGGACAAAAAGCTCGTTCTGGTGGTGGCGTACGTTTAGGTTTTGAAGGTGGACAACTTCCACTTTTCCGTCGTATTCCAAAACGTGGATTCACAAATATCAACCGTAAAGAATTTGCTATCGTGAACTTAGATGTTTTAAACCGCTTTGAAGATGGTACAGAAGTAACGCCAGAACTTTTAGTTGAAACTGGAATTATTCGTAACGAAAAATCCGGAATCAAGATTTTATCTAATGGAAATATCGAGAAAAAACTTACTGTGAAAGCGAACAAATTCTCTGCAGCTGCTAAAGAAGCAATTGAAGCAGCTGGCGGAAAAACTGAGGTGATCTAA